A region of Campylobacter sp. MG1 DNA encodes the following proteins:
- a CDS encoding shikimate kinase — protein sequence MKNIVLIGFMGCGKSTTAKKLAKLTKKQVIDTDKEIEKRCNKSIKEIFAEFGEEYFRKLECDLRDELATKSDLIISCGGGFANLKDIKKMGFVVFLDLSFYKIAARLKNDTKRPLFDEKAKLLYDKRMPLYNNSCDIKLKITNFKAREIVKILEIFLGDISLNKARKNHIKPKISF from the coding sequence AAAAATTAGCAAAATTAACAAAAAAACAAGTAATAGATACTGACAAAGAAATTGAAAAAAGATGTAATAAAAGTATCAAAGAAATTTTTGCTGAATTTGGAGAAGAATATTTTAGAAAACTTGAATGTGATTTAAGAGATGAATTAGCTACTAAAAGCGATTTAATAATATCTTGTGGTGGTGGTTTTGCAAATTTAAAAGATATTAAAAAAATGGGTTTTGTAGTATTTTTAGATCTTAGTTTTTATAAAATAGCGGCTAGGCTTAAAAATGATACTAAACGCCCATTATTTGATGAAAAGGCGAAACTACTCTATGATAAAAGAATGCCACTTTACAATAATTCCTGCGATATAAAACTAAAAATTACAAATTTTAAAGCAAGGGAGATTGTTAAAATTTTAGAGATTTTCTTAGGTGATATTAGTTTAAATAAAGCTAGAAAAAATCATATAAAACCTAAAATTAGCTTTTAG